A genomic region of Globicephala melas chromosome 9, mGloMel1.2, whole genome shotgun sequence contains the following coding sequences:
- the RBM48 gene encoding RNA-binding protein 48 isoform X1 has translation MASSGGELGGVFDHHVQKAVCDSRAKYREGRRPRAVKVYTVNLESRYLLIQGVPAVGAMKELVERFALYGAIEQYNALDEYPAEDFTEVYLIKFLNLQSARIAKRKMDEQSFFGGLLHVCYAPEFETVEETRKKLQERNAYVARTTKNKDHYMTKKHKDTKDFRQDFYSKTSGFPAASLNTSTGNSDLCLPYSCELPLCCFSPKCTCSSGEHVDRAPNSSQDGRNHDETLEHCNHYDSLQKMQMKTLKNSLAFPGAQKAITHSEAVDRFMPRTTQLQERKRRREDDCKHGTLLEASTSSNEVMIGPQLPDIPKVDMHDDSLNTTANLIRSKLKEVISSVPKPPEDKLEGVRGNHPLKQRRRI, from the exons GTATATACAGTCAATTTGGAATCTCGGTACTTATTAATACAAGGAGTTCCTGCAGTGGGAGCGATGAAGGAATTAGTTGAGCGATTTGCTCTGTATGGTGCAATTGAACAGTATAATGCTCTGGACGAATACCCAGCAGAAGACTTTACAGAAGTTTACCTTATTAAATTTCTTAATTTACAAAGTGCAAG GATAgccaagagaaaaatggatgaacaaaGTTTCTTTGGTGGATTGCTTCATGTGTGCTATGCTCCAGAATTTGAGACAGttgaagaaaccagaaaaaaattacaagagagGAATGCTTATGTAGCAAGAACTACTAAAAATAAAG ATCATTACATGACAAAGAAGCATAAAGATACAAAAGATTTTAGACAGGACTTCTATTCGAAGACCTCTGGATTTCCTGCAGCCTCTTTGAACACATCTACTGGGAACTCAGATCTTTGTCTTCCTTATTCCTGTGAGTTGCCTTTGTGCTGTTTCTCCCCCAAATGTACATGTTCATCAGGAGAACATGTGGACAGAGCACCAAACTCCTCTCAGGATGGTAGAAACCATGATGAAACACTGGAGCATTGTAACCACTATGACTCTCTGCAAAAAATGCAgatgaaaactttgaaaaattcaTTGGCTTTCCCTGGCGCACAGAAGGCTATTACTCATTCAGAGGCAGTTGACAGATTTATGCCTAGGACAACACAACTGCAGGAGcggaaaagaagaagagaagatgaTTGTAAACATGGAACTCTTCTTGAAGCAAGCACAAGTAGTAATGAGGTTATGATTGGCCCTCAGTTACCAGACATTCCTAAAGTAGACATGCATGATGACTCGTTGAATACAACAGCGAATTTAATTCGGAGTAAACTTAAAGAG GTAATTTCATCTGTGCCGAAGCCTCCAGAGGACAAGCTGGAAGGTGTGCGTGGAAATcatcctttaaaacaaagaagaagaatataa
- the RBM48 gene encoding RNA-binding protein 48 isoform X2 → MLWTNTQQKTLQKFTLLNFLIYKVQAKRKMDEQSFFGGLLHVCYAPEFETVEETRKKLQERNAYVARTTKNKDHYMTKKHKDTKDFRQDFYSKTSGFPAASLNTSTGNSDLCLPYSCELPLCCFSPKCTCSSGEHVDRAPNSSQDGRNHDETLEHCNHYDSLQKMQMKTLKNSLAFPGAQKAITHSEAVDRFMPRTTQLQERKRRREDDCKHGTLLEASTSSNEVMIGPQLPDIPKVDMHDDSLNTTANLIRSKLKEVISSVPKPPEDKLEGVRGNHPLKQRRRI, encoded by the exons ATGCTCTGGACGAATACCCAGCAGAAGACTTTACAGAAGTTTACCTTATTAAATTTCTTAATTTACAAAGTGCAAG ccaagagaaaaatggatgaacaaaGTTTCTTTGGTGGATTGCTTCATGTGTGCTATGCTCCAGAATTTGAGACAGttgaagaaaccagaaaaaaattacaagagagGAATGCTTATGTAGCAAGAACTACTAAAAATAAAG ATCATTACATGACAAAGAAGCATAAAGATACAAAAGATTTTAGACAGGACTTCTATTCGAAGACCTCTGGATTTCCTGCAGCCTCTTTGAACACATCTACTGGGAACTCAGATCTTTGTCTTCCTTATTCCTGTGAGTTGCCTTTGTGCTGTTTCTCCCCCAAATGTACATGTTCATCAGGAGAACATGTGGACAGAGCACCAAACTCCTCTCAGGATGGTAGAAACCATGATGAAACACTGGAGCATTGTAACCACTATGACTCTCTGCAAAAAATGCAgatgaaaactttgaaaaattcaTTGGCTTTCCCTGGCGCACAGAAGGCTATTACTCATTCAGAGGCAGTTGACAGATTTATGCCTAGGACAACACAACTGCAGGAGcggaaaagaagaagagaagatgaTTGTAAACATGGAACTCTTCTTGAAGCAAGCACAAGTAGTAATGAGGTTATGATTGGCCCTCAGTTACCAGACATTCCTAAAGTAGACATGCATGATGACTCGTTGAATACAACAGCGAATTTAATTCGGAGTAAACTTAAAGAG GTAATTTCATCTGTGCCGAAGCCTCCAGAGGACAAGCTGGAAGGTGTGCGTGGAAATcatcctttaaaacaaagaagaagaatataa